From a region of the Bermanella marisrubri genome:
- a CDS encoding TrmB family transcriptional regulator yields the protein MNLEALRQLDLSDREIAIYHALLTMGPSSIRDIAAKTEINRGTTYETLKVLVSKGLVNYLPKGKRKVFQASDPEHLLDMAEDKRHALESTLLDLKSEIIPELKQLNPGLIGGNVRFYEGDDGVEHVLRDILNSVGRKTDKTYSVISTQALRKHLYRPFPNFTKQRIQRGINVRVIAIGEGGDEVELAERKWLKGKGDASYIAIYPPKVAMISLADNNYPVVVVIDSDAIANTQQMMFDTLWGAL from the coding sequence ATGAACCTAGAAGCCCTGCGTCAGCTTGACCTCAGTGATCGAGAAATCGCCATATACCATGCACTTTTGACAATGGGGCCGAGCTCTATTCGTGATATCGCTGCCAAAACTGAGATTAACCGTGGCACGACGTATGAAACTCTCAAAGTCCTGGTCAGCAAAGGCTTAGTGAACTACCTACCCAAGGGCAAACGAAAAGTATTTCAAGCGAGCGACCCGGAACATCTGCTGGATATGGCAGAAGATAAGCGCCACGCCTTAGAAAGCACCTTGCTCGATCTGAAAAGCGAAATCATTCCAGAGTTAAAACAACTCAATCCCGGCCTTATTGGTGGCAACGTGCGCTTTTATGAAGGGGATGATGGCGTTGAGCATGTGCTGAGAGACATCTTAAATAGCGTTGGTCGCAAGACGGACAAAACCTATTCCGTTATTTCAACACAAGCTTTACGTAAGCACCTGTACCGCCCATTTCCCAACTTTACTAAGCAGCGCATCCAAAGGGGAATTAACGTGCGCGTAATTGCCATAGGCGAGGGCGGTGATGAAGTGGAGCTAGCCGAACGTAAATGGTTAAAAGGTAAGGGCGATGCATCCTACATCGCCATCTACCCGCCAAAGGTAGCCATGATCAGCCTTGCGGACAATAACTATCCAGTGGTCGTTGTGATTGATAGCGACGCTATCGCCAATACTCAGCAAATGATGTTTGATACCTTGTGGGGGGCTTTGTGA